A DNA window from Pedomonas mirosovicensis contains the following coding sequences:
- a CDS encoding DUF721 domain-containing protein — translation MNKSSSPRTPDKPGKEQADTARKPGGNRRRSVTRVSDLTSLVADRAIRRQGFAQAAVVSRWKEIVGPEFARYCLPVKLSFPAGQRRGGTLTVQVDGPFALHLAHVQAQVIERVNRFFGYAAVERLALRQGPVPDAAALAETEAAPLAPQEAKVLEEAVRNVKDRSLADALERLGRLVLSRPKACG, via the coding sequence GTGAACAAGTCATCCTCTCCCCGTACGCCCGACAAGCCGGGCAAAGAACAGGCTGATACGGCCAGGAAGCCCGGCGGCAACCGTCGCCGGTCGGTCACCCGCGTCTCGGACCTGACCTCGCTCGTGGCCGATCGTGCCATCCGCCGCCAGGGCTTCGCGCAGGCCGCCGTGGTCTCGCGCTGGAAGGAGATCGTGGGGCCGGAGTTTGCCCGCTACTGCCTGCCGGTCAAGCTCAGCTTTCCCGCCGGCCAGCGCCGGGGCGGCACCCTCACCGTGCAGGTGGACGGCCCCTTCGCTCTTCACCTCGCCCACGTGCAGGCGCAGGTGATCGAGCGGGTGAACCGCTTCTTCGGCTATGCCGCCGTGGAGCGGCTCGCCCTGCGGCAGGGCCCGGTGCCCGATGCCGCCGCCCTCGCCGAAACCGAGGCCGCCCCCCTTGCCCCACAGGAGGCAAAAGTGCTTGAAGAGGCGGTCAGGAACGTCAAGGACCGCTCGCTTGCCGACGCTCTCGAACGGCTGGGCCGGTTGGTCCTTTCGCGTCCAAAAGCTTGTGGATAA
- a CDS encoding DsbA family protein, with product MLKKQVLTVSFAAVAAFGLAVSAAPMAMAQASAAKAGAQKTTDWTTVVQQTPEGGFIMGNPKASVTLIEFASLTCPHCRHFHEEGMEILKNQYIKSGKVRYEFRNFILTGPDYAASMLARCQGTKRFFPLLDAFFSRQEEWVKPFMQVTEEQQKQLAAVPQQQQIKALAEMGKLDQYVRRLGIPKAKFDQCLTDQAGIKKLADMRKSAIETFQITGTPSFALNGKKLEGANTWPDVRARLDAALK from the coding sequence ATGTTGAAGAAGCAGGTTCTCACTGTCAGCTTCGCGGCGGTGGCCGCCTTTGGTCTGGCGGTTTCGGCGGCTCCCATGGCCATGGCTCAGGCCAGCGCGGCCAAGGCCGGCGCCCAGAAAACCACGGACTGGACCACGGTTGTCCAGCAAACGCCCGAGGGCGGGTTCATCATGGGCAATCCCAAGGCGTCCGTGACGCTGATCGAGTTCGCTTCGCTGACCTGCCCCCACTGCCGTCACTTCCATGAGGAAGGGATGGAGATCCTGAAGAACCAGTACATCAAGTCGGGCAAGGTGCGGTACGAGTTCCGCAACTTCATCCTGACCGGCCCGGACTACGCGGCCTCCATGCTCGCGCGCTGCCAGGGAACGAAGCGCTTCTTCCCGCTGCTCGACGCCTTCTTCTCCCGCCAGGAAGAGTGGGTGAAGCCGTTCATGCAGGTAACCGAGGAGCAGCAGAAGCAGCTGGCCGCCGTGCCGCAGCAGCAGCAGATCAAGGCGCTGGCCGAAATGGGCAAGCTTGACCAGTATGTGCGCCGCCTCGGCATCCCCAAGGCCAAGTTCGACCAGTGCCTGACCGACCAGGCCGGCATCAAGAAGCTGGCCGACATGCGCAAGAGCGCCATCGAGACCTTCCAGATCACCGGCACGCCCAGCTTCGCGCTCAACGGCAAGAAGCTGGAAGGCGCGAACACTTGGCCCGACGTGCGCGCCCGGCTGGATGCGGCCCTGAAATAA